One stretch of Glycine soja cultivar W05 chromosome 7, ASM419377v2, whole genome shotgun sequence DNA includes these proteins:
- the LOC114420488 gene encoding uncharacterized protein LOC114420488 — MPFGESLQQMPLYSKFLKEMPTQKNKYIHSENIIVEGNCSAVIQRILPPKHKDLGSVTIQCAIGEVSVGKALIDLGANINLMPLSMCWRLGELEIMPTRMTLQLADRSITRPYGVIEDVLV; from the coding sequence ATGCCCTTTGGAGAATCTCTTCAACAAATGCCGTTGTACTCTAAGTTTTTAAAAGAGATGCCCACACAGAAGAATAAGTACATTCACAGTGAAAACATCATTGTGGAAGGAAACTGCAGTGCTGTAATTCAGAGGattcttccacctaagcacaaagatctTGGGAGTGTGACTATTCAGTGTGCAATTGGTGAAGTTTCTGTTGGCAAGGCTCTtattgatttgggagccaatatTAATTTGATGCCGCTTTCCATGTGCTGGAGGCTtggagagttggagataatgCCAACTAGGATGACTTTACAGTTAGCAGATCGCTCCATCACCAGACCCTATGGAGTGATAGAAGATGTTTTGGTTTAG